A region from the Spirochaetota bacterium genome encodes:
- a CDS encoding CoA-binding protein yields MAQTQCEVPAFNPEDSEIKEILSQYKVIAVVGLSDDPAKDSNRVAQYLLHHGYTVVPVNPTKETILGLKSYPDLKSIPFPVDIVDIFRKPADVPPVVDEAIAIGAKVVWMQRGIAHNEAAQKAKEAGLKVVQSKCIKNEHTRYFGTGQETVSFTINLNQ; encoded by the coding sequence ATGGCACAAACACAATGTGAAGTTCCAGCATTTAATCCAGAGGATAGTGAAATAAAGGAGATTCTTTCCCAATACAAGGTGATAGCTGTTGTTGGGCTATCCGACGATCCGGCCAAGGATAGTAACAGGGTTGCACAGTATTTACTCCATCATGGCTACACGGTGGTGCCGGTCAATCCAACAAAAGAGACAATATTAGGCTTGAAATCATACCCAGATCTTAAATCAATACCATTTCCGGTTGATATAGTGGACATTTTTCGTAAACCTGCCGATGTCCCCCCGGTAGTTGATGAAGCTATTGCCATAGGAGCAAAGGTTGTGTGGATGCAGCGTGGCATTGCGCATAACGAAGCGGCACAAAAAGCAAAGGAAGCAGGTTTGAAAGTGGTGCAGAGCAAATGTATAAAAAATGAGCATACACGTTATTTTGGCACCGGGCAGGAAACGGTCTCATTTACTATTAATCTAAATCAATGA